In the genome of Aspergillus luchuensis IFO 4308 DNA, chromosome 2, nearly complete sequence, one region contains:
- the BMS1 gene encoding GTPase BMS1 (BUSCO:EOG092617AN;~COG:J;~EggNog:ENOG410PGRG;~InterPro:IPR027417,IPR039761,IPR037875,IPR030387, IPR007034,IPR012948;~PFAM:PF08142,PF04950;~go_component: GO:0005634 - nucleus [Evidence IEA];~go_function: GO:0005525 - GTP binding [Evidence IEA];~go_process: GO:0042254 - ribosome biogenesis [Evidence IEA]) has translation MEEQSNRAHRPAKEKKKYDGPNPKAFAFSNPGKSNKAGARSHDIKEKRLHVPLVDRLPEEAPPLVVAIVGPPGVGKTTLIKSLIRRYTKQTLSTPKGPLTVVTSKRRRLTFLECPSDSLASMVDVAKIADIVLLMIDGNYGFEMETMEFLNVLGSHGMPGNVFGILTHLDLFKKQSTLRAAKKRLKHRFWSELYNGAKLFYLSGVVNGRYPDREVHNLSRFLSVMKNPRPLIWRNSHPYALADRFLDITPPTQIEENPKCDRTIALYGYLRGTNFPASGARVHVPGVGDLTVSGIESLPDPCPTPYMDQQLAKATGKNSKRRLGEKQKLLFAPMSDVGGVLVDKDAVYIDVKTSNFDRGEESDDEERGLGEQLVVGLQGERKLLGEADSGVRLFRGGGAIGKADDEDEAVGRKHKRNVRFLDGEQDNQDAADDDEGFESEEGEEDEEDMEQDEEEDLSGDEEEVDASAPPDFEANFKERQNGNAHQKEDDIAFADSDSDLGSISSVEDQVLDSDEDDEDEDGEDDGEVRWKDNMLANAKALHSKRPKYRVPDLSRMLYDETITPADVIRRWSGKEEADGDDDEEPEEDEDAFFRKTNVEEEEAAEYRAVPEYDYAKLEAKWQDADMIKSLRQRFVSAKLSGGDDDDSDVDDAFDEDDEGDGEFEDLETGEAFDGFSDEEGAEDDEAAEAEGPVDLDAERERNAKKKEELRLRFEEEDREGFANSKDNSRQAGGGDEEFGEDEWYDMQKAKLQKQIDINRAEFDMLDPASRARAEGFKAGTYARIVLENVPCEFATKFNPRFPVIVGGLAPTEDRFGYVQIRIKRHRWHKKILKSNDPLIFSLGWRRFQSLPIYSTSDSRTRNRMLKYTPEHMHCFGTFYGPLVAPNTGFCCLQSFSNKTPGFRIAATGVVLSVDEHTEIVKKLKLTGVPYKIFKNTAFIKDMFNSSIEIAKFEGASIRTVSGIRGQIKRALSKPEGYFRATFEDKILMSDIVFLRAWYPIKPHRFYNPVTNLLDLDEDGVGDNGWKAMRLTGEVRREKGIPTPMNKDSAYRAIERPERHFNPLRVPRQLAADLPFKSQITKMKGRKDKTYMQKRAVVLGGEEKKARDLMQKLNTMRNEKQAKRAAKQEERRQVYRAKVAEGLEKKAEREKRERDEYWRREGKKRKNQDSEGGGGKKRK, from the exons atggaggagcaaTCCAACAGGGCGCATCGCCCTgccaaagagaaaaagaagtacGACG GCCCGAATCCGAAGGCTTTCGCGTTCTCGAACCCTGGCAAATCGAACAAGGCCGGCGCAAGATCTCACGAT ATTAAAGAAAAGAGACTCCATGTGCCTCTTGTTGATCGCCTGCCCGAGGAAGCTCCGCCGCTCGTGGTGGCTATTGTTGGCCCACCGGGG GTTGGAAAAACGACCCTTATCAAGTCCTTGATCCGTCGATACACAAAGCAGACCCTCAGTACCCCTAAGGGACCGTTGACTGTTGTAACCTCAAAACGGCGCCGCCTTACCTTCCTAGAATGCCCCTCCGACTCCCTCGCCAGCATGGTCGATGTGGCTAAGATCGCGGATATTGTGCTTCTGATGATCGACGGAAACTATGGCTTCGAGATGGAGACTATGGAGTTCTTGAACGTTTTGGGCTCTCACGGTATGCCCGGAAATGTGTTCGGTATCCTGACCCACTTGGACCTTTTCAAAAAGCAGAGCACCCTGCGTGCTGCCAAGAAACGCCTCAAGCATCGTTTCTGGAGCGAGCTGTATAACGGTGCCAAGCTTTTCTACCTTTCCGGAGTCGTCAATGGCCGCTACCCCGACCGTGAAGTGCACAACTTGTCCCGCTTCTTGTCTGTCATGAAGAACCCGAGACCGCTCATCTGGCGCAACTCTCACCCTTACGCCCTCGCAGATCGATTCCTCGACATCACGCCGCCTACCCAGATCGAAGAAAACCCGAAGTGTGATCGGACGATAGCGCTCTATGGATACCTACGAGGCACCAACTTCCCGGCTTCTGGTGCGCGCGTGCATGTTCCTGGTGTGGGTGACTTGACTGTTTCTGGCATCGAGTCTCTCCCCGACCCATGCCCAACACCTTATATGGATCAGCAGTTGGCTAAAGCCACCGGCAAGAATAGCAAGCGCAGGCTgggagagaagcagaagttgcTTTTTGCTCCTATGTCCGACGTCGGTGGTGTCTTGGTTGACAAGGATGCTGTTTACATCGATGTGAAGACCTCGAACTTTGATCGTGGCGAGGAATCTGACGATGAGGAGCGTGGCCTGGGAGAGCAATTGGTCGTCGGTCTTCAAGGAGAGCGTAAACTTCTGGGTGAGGCAGACAGTGGTGTTCGTTTGTTCCGCGGCGGTGGTGCCATCGGAAAggcagatgacgaggatgaagctgTCGGCAGGAAGCACAAGAGAAACGTTCGATTCCTGGACGGCGAACAGGACAATCAGGATGCggcggacgatgatgaaggcttCGAAAGCGAAGAGggcgaagaggacgaggaggacatggagcaagatgaggaagaggacctgagcggtgatgaggaagaggtcgaCGCTTCCGCACCGCCAGATTTCGAGGCCAACTTCAAGGAAAGACAAAACGGCAATGCTCATCAGAAAGAGGACGACATCGCTTTTGCCGACAGTGACTCCGACCTTGGTTCCATCTCGTCAGTAGAGGATCAGGTCCTTGATAgcgacgaggacgacgaagacgaagacggtgaagatgatggcgaggTCCGTTGGAAGGATAACATGCTTGCCAATGCGAAGGCCCTCCATTCGAAGCGTCCTAAGTACCGTGTCCCTGACTTGTCACGCATGCTTTATGATGAAACCATCACACCTGCAGATGTGATCCGCCGATGGAGTGGTAAGGAGGAGGCCGacggcgatgacgatgaagagcctgaagaggacgaagacgctTTCTTCAGGAAGACAAacgttgaggaagaagaagctgcggaGTACCGTGCTGTTCCTGAGTACGACTACGCCAAGCTAGAAGCCAAATGGCAAGATGCGGACATGATTAAATCCTTGCGGCAACGCTTCGTCAGTGCCAAACTGTCTGgtggcgacgatgatgattcggatgtcgatgatgcatttgatgaagatgacgagggtGACGGAGAGTTTGAAGACTTGGAGACTGGTGAAGCTTTCGACGGGTTCTCTGACGAAGAAGgcgccgaggatgatgaagctgcAGAGGCCGAAGGCCCCGTCGACTTGGATGCAGAGCGAGAACGTaatgcaaagaagaaggaagaattgaGGCTGCGctttgaggaagaagaccgtGAAGGTTTCGCTAACTCCAAGGATAACTCCCGGCAGGCcgggggtggagatgaagaattcGGAGAGGACGAGTGGTACGATATGCAGAAGGCCAAGCTCCAGAAGCAGATCGACATCAACCGTGCTGAATTCGATATGCTTGACCCGGCCTCGAGGGCCCGTGCGGAAGGTTTCAAGGCTGGTACTTATGCACGTATCGTGCTTGAGAACGTTCCTTGCGAATTCGCAACCAAGTTCAACCCCCGCTTCCCTGTGATTGTGGGTGGATTGGCCCCGACTGAAGACAGATTCGGTTATGTGCAGATCCGCATCAAGAGGCATCGTTGGCATAAGAAGATCCTGAAGAGCAACGACcctctcatcttctctcttgGTTGGCGCCGCTTCCAGTCCCTGCCGATATACAGCACTTCGGACAGTCGAACCCGTAACCGCATGCTCAAGTACACTCCCGAACACATGCACTGCTTTGGTACCTTCTACGGGCCTCTTGTTGCACCTAACACCGGTTTCTGCTGTCTGCAATCATTCTCGAACAAGACTCCGGGATTCCGCATCGCTGCTACAGGTGTCGTACTGAGCGTCGACGAGCACACGGAGATTGTCAAGAAGCTTAAGCTGACTGGTGTACCCTACAAGATCTTCAAGAACACCGCTTTCATCAAGGACATGTTCAACTCGTCTATTGAAATCGCCAAATTTGAAGGAGCTTCCATCCGGACTGTGTCTGGTATTCGTGGTCAGATCAAACGCGCTCTCAGCAAGCCCGAGGGTTACTTCCGTGCTACCTTCGAGGACAAGATTCTCATGAGCGATATCGTCTTCCTTCGCGCATGGTACCCGATCAAGCCCCACCGCTTCTACAACCCTGTCACCAACTTGCTGGATCTGGACGAGGACGGTGTCGGTGACAACGGCTGGAAGGCTATGCGTCTCACTGGTGAAGTCCGTCGTGAAAAGGGAATTCCTACTCCTATGAACAAGGACTCAGCTTACCGCGCCATTGAGCGCCCCGAGCGTCACTTCAACCCTCTTCGTGTGCCACGCCAGCTGGCGGCTGACCTTCCCTTCAAGTCCCAAATCACGAAGATGAAGGGTCGGAAGGACAAGACCTACATGCAGAAGCGTGCTGTGGtcctgggtggtgaagagaagaaggcacGAGATCTCATGCAGAAGCTTAATACCATGCGCAACGAGAAGCAGGCCAAGCGTGCGGCCAAGCAGGAGGAACGGCGCCAGGTGTATCGTGCGAAGGTTGCGGAGGGTCTGGAAAAGAAGGCCGAgcgggagaagagagaacgGGATGAATACTGGCGCCGAGAAGgtaagaagcgcaagaaccAGGACAGTGAAGGTGGCGGGGGTAAGAAGCGCAAGTAA
- a CDS encoding TNT domain-containing protein (COG:S;~EggNog:ENOG410PPMZ;~InterPro:IPR025331;~PFAM:PF14021;~SECRETED:SignalP(1-24)) has translation MVILARVSLLLVPLLGTLSHALQAEDYPSTCVDACDGIEPDPSDTSYYCDYCICKNKLLGWSNFQPTDNFTDMFTDWVPLGGLCPKDWLCTWANWTDNGFNPTYSKLVYPPNNGFNGCPKNVSLGVGTLVDRFGTQNGSYLAPADAPYGERSIGPSSLNKYNGSTMYNYWRFNVTEEFVALGGEILPWYGQPGGGWQWYANVTQLQIDGKLKLVGATTFGVNEAWEAAGPMERVYGLQDY, from the exons ATGGTTATCCTTGCCCGGGTCTCGCTACTTCTTGTCCCGTTACTGGGGACTTTATCTCATGCACTTCAG GCCGAAGACTATCCCTCAACCTGCGTCGATGCCTGCGACGGCATAGAGCCGGATCCGAGCGACACGAGTTATTACTGCGACTACTGCATCTGCAAGAACAAATTGCTAGGATGGTCCAATTTCCAACCGACCGACAACTTCACCGACATGTTCACCGACTGGGTTCCGCTGGGCGGCCTCTGTCCGAAAGATTGGCTCTGTACCTGGGCGAACTGGACCGACAATGGATTCAACCCCACTTATAGCAAACTTGTCTATCCACCCAACAATGGCTTCAATGGCTGTCCCAAGAATGTGAGTCTAGGTGTTGGCACCTTGGTGGACCGCTTTGGCACGCAAAATGGCAGTTATCTCGCCCCGGCGGACGCTCCGTACGGAGAGCGATCCATCGGGCCAAGCAGTCTGAACAAGTACAATGGTAGTACCATGTACAACTACTGGAGATTCAATGTGACTGAGGAGTTTGTGGCTTTGGGTGGGGAGATTCTGCCGTGGTATGGTCAGCCTGGAGGTGGCTGGCAGTGGTATGCGAATGTCACCCAGTTGCAAATTGACGGCAAGCTTAAGTTGGTCGGGGCGACGACTTTTGGGGTTAATGAAGCTTGGGAGGCTGCTGGGCCGATGGAGAGAGTCTATGGTCTTCAGGATTATTAG
- a CDS encoding CCCH zinc finger and RRM domain protein (COG:S;~EggNog:ENOG410QECC;~InterPro:IPR000504,IPR036483,IPR035979,IPR012677, IPR002483,IPR000571;~PFAM:PF01480,PF00076;~go_function: GO:0003676 - nucleic acid binding [Evidence IEA];~go_function: GO:0046872 - metal ion binding [Evidence IEA];~go_process: GO:0006397 - mRNA processing [Evidence IEA]): MQLTEDQATEVKSWVVRKLEDISDADSDVLADYVLALIRTDAPDEEIRKASVDNLEDFLREHTVQFVDELFTTFAPKPQPVQTAAMSHDGAAGSASEQQQAFGAPSGPANGPYGIPQSQADGSNFNRKRNYHEGFQADQERDDGPHHRTYKTPRRGRGGGRGDWMGRDGGRAGPAGPGQFHPGAAGFPVMPPAFPGFDQNDPMAAMMALQSMGFPQMPGMPPMPIPPPGAGAGQQPDKMGPKSSERCPFYETQGICYLGATCPYQHDAMPGSSKEDEYDPKSSNLITDFQRRTDTPMRGSDRGRGRGRGGDRGGFGGRGRRSEFSSAGPNEDTTITTIVVEQIPDDKMDEATIREFFSQYGEITEVTLQPHRRLALITYDNHAAAKRAWSSPKVIFDNRFVKVYWHKPKGDRNGDHRSPAGDAMNEGPAFNREEFERQQEEAQRAHEEKLKKRKETEEAKQALERQRDELLKKQQEEKLRLMQKLGAKEGGDGSASPADEAGVSQENASDQTQQLRAQLAALEAEAKSLGIDPNGAGASAPYSYRGRGRGFGARGGFPPRGRGYDPSFRGGYRGRGGAARGRGGVLRLDNRPRRVAVSGVEANSEKDEALRQYLIGVGEYESIEPNPDQPDSVIVAFKERYLAEKFMFGTRDIPSVGQVQLTWVPNPPITLPASGATSGPGSDTNKTGSDEDTVMDNATGPSMLPEQSGARKDGPHDVDYDVAEVDDSWGVE; encoded by the exons ATGCAGCTCACTGAGGATCAAGCGACTGAGGTGAAGTCGTGGGTAGTGAGGAAACTGGAAGATAT ATCGGATGCCGATTCTGACGTGCTCGCCGATTATGTCCTGGCGCTTATCCGAACAGATGCCCCGGACGAGGAGATCCGGAAGGCTTCGGTGGACAACCTGGAAGACTTCTTGAGAGAAC ACACCGTTCAGTTTGTCGATGAACTCTTCACAACGTTTGCGCCCAAGCCGCAGCCCGTTCAAACCGCCGCGATGTCCCATGATGGTGCTGCAGGATCAGCTTcggaacagcagcaggcctTTGGAGCTCCCTCCGGCCCAGCAAATGGCCCTTACGGCATTCCACAGTCGCAAGCTGATGGCTCCAATTTCAATCGCAAGCGTAACTACCACGAGGGATTCCAGGCCGATCAGGAGCGCGACGATGGACCCCACCATCGCACATACAAGACCCCTCGCCGGGGACGTGGCGGTGGCCGGGGAGATTGGATGGGTAGGGACGGCGGCCGCGCAGGACCGGCTGGTCCGGGACAGTTCCATCCTGGTGCAGCGGGATTCCCAGTGATGCCTCCTGCGTTCCCCGGCTTTGACCAGAATGATCCGATGGCAGCGATGATGGCTCTACAGAGCATGGGCTTCCCTCAGATGCCGGGCATGCCTCCGATGCCGATACCACCCCCGGGCGCCGGTGCCGGCCAGCAGCCGGACAAGATGGGACCCAAGAGTTCGGAGCGGTGTCCGTTCTACGAGACCCAGGGTATCTGCTACCTTGGCGCTACATGCCCCTACCAGCACGATGCCATGCCAGGGTCCTCCAAGGAAGATG AATACGATCCAAAGTCCTCCAACCTCATTACCGACTTCCAAAGGCGCACGGATACACCTATGCGAGGCAGCGACAGAGGTCGCGGCCGCGGTCGTGGTGGGGACCGAGGTGGCTTTGGAGGCAGGGGACGACGCTCCGAATTCTCTTCTGCTGGGCCTAACGAGGATACGACGATCACGACTATTGTCGTTGAGCAGATCCCTGATGATAAGATGGACGAAGCCACGATCCGAGAGTTCTTTTCACAATATGGCGAGATCACTGAAGTCACTCTGCAACCACACCGGCGACTGGCCTTGATTACCTACGATAACCACGCAGCTGCTAAACGGGCATGGTCTAGTCCCAAGGTGATCTTTGACAACCGATTCGTCAAAGTCTACTGGCATAAGCCCAAGGGTGATCGGAATGGTGACCATCGGTCTCCTGCCGGCGACGCCATGAACGAGGGTCCAGCCTTCAACCGCGAAGAGTTTGAGAGACAGCAAGAGGAAGCTCAACGGGCGCACGaggagaaattgaagaagcgcaaggagaCTGAGGAAGCAAAACAAGCCCTCGAGCGACAGCGCGACGAGCTCCTtaagaagcagcaggaagagaagcttcGTCTGATGCAAAAGCTTGGCGCGAAAGAAGGCGGTGATGGCAGCGCCTCTCCGGCCGACGAAGCGGGTGTGTCACAGGAGAATGCCAGTGACCAGACCCAGCAGCTTCGTGCACAACTGGCCGCTCTTGAAGCCGAAGCGAAGAGTCTTGGTATCGACCCCAACGGTGCTGGTGCGAGCGCACCATACTCCTACCGCGGTCGCGGAAGAGGCTTCGGTGCTCGTGGTGGATTCCCGCCCCGGGGCCGTGGTTACGACCCGTCCTTCCGCGGTGGATATCGTGGTCGTGGCGGCGCTGCTCGCGGCAGAGGTGGTGTTCTACGTCTCGACAACCGACCCCGTAGGGTGGCTGTCTCCGGTGTGGAGGCCAACTCTGAGAAGGACGAGGCCTTGAGACAATACCTCATT GGCGTCGGCGAATACGAATCCATCGAGCCCAACCCAGACCAACCCGACTCAGTCATCGTAGCCTTCAAGGAACGCTACCTAGCCGAGAAGTTCATGTTTGGAACCCGAGACATCCCCTCGGTAGGCCAAGTCCAGCTCACTTGGGTCCCTAACCCCCCTATCACCCTCCCCGCCAGCGGCGCAACATCCGGCCCTGGCTCGGATACCAACAAGACAGGGTCAGACGAGGACACGGTAATGGACAACGCAACGGGGCCATCCATGTTACCGGAACAGAGCGGAGCACGCAAGGACGGCCCGCACGACGTGGACTACGATGTGGCAGAGGTGGATGACAGTTGGGGAGTGGAGTAG
- a CDS encoding TNT domain-containing protein (COG:S;~EggNog:ENOG410PPMZ;~InterPro:IPR025331;~PFAM:PF14021;~SECRETED:SignalP(1-20)): MVLLSRALLALPLLGSLALADVVSQIQESAIPEKCGQNFCDGIQPIKGDPVQDKFFCKDCLCQNKWLGPKVIDTSGNWTEIFKGWEPFGGLCPRKWLNKWAKWDVKPWQDPKYPDHDGFKAGSLPGGPRVGSCVDRFGSPYGGFLAPLGTKYSARAIPPRNLNKYPDSPQFDYYVYKVNKPFIAQQGEIAPWFEQPGGGIQWVVFPDMKDGLKYLVGNETIVPVNVEDCHEDGVVEWDEGANAPSLEAWESLEPAQGDPMFYH; encoded by the exons ATGGTCCTTCTTTCCCGTGCACTACTCGCTCTCCCATTGCTGGGCTCACTGGCCCTTGCAGATGTGGTAAGTCAG ATCCAGGAAAGTGCCATCCCAGAGAAGTGCGGCCAGAACTTCTGCGACGGCATACAGCCGATAAAGGGGGATCCCGTACAGGACAAGTTCTTCTGTAAAGACTGTCTCTGCCAAAACAAATGGCTGGGTCCAAAGGTCATCGATACCTCCGGCAACTGGACCGAAATCTTCAAGGGTTGGGAACCGTTTGGAGGCCTGTGTCCTCGTAAGTGGCTCAACAAATGGGCAAAATGGGACGTGAAACCCTGGCAAGATCCAAAGTATCCGGACCATGATGGTTTCAAAGCCGGCTCTCTACCAGGAGGACCTCGCGTTGGCAGCTGTGTGGACCGCTTCGGCAGTCCTTATGGTGGTTTTCTGGCCCCTCTGGGCACCAAGTACAGCGCACGAGCTATCCCGCCGAGGAACCTAAATAAGTATCCGGATAGCCCGCAGTTCGACTACTATGTTTATAAGGTGAATAAGCCGTTCATTGCCCAGCAAGGGGAGATTGCCCCGTGGTTTGAACAACCTGGGGGTGGCATACAGTGGGTTGTGTTTCCGGATATGAAGGACGGCCTGAAGTACTTGGTAGGTAATGAGACTATTGTACCCGTCAACGTCGAAGATTGTCATGAGGATGGCGTTGTGGAATGGGATGAAGGAGCAAATGCTCCTAGCTTGGAGGCGTGGGAGAGTCTGGAGCCGGCGCAAGGGGACCCAATGTTCTATCATTGA
- a CDS encoding putative lactoylglutathione lyase (Glo1) (COG:G;~EggNog:ENOG410QEC4;~InterPro:IPR004360,IPR037523,IPR029068;~PFAM:PF00903) — MDEATPSASQSSPFEAGIYLPGGHNTDPPLTTDTVGYRLNHFMLRIRDPQRTLHFYIDLMGMRTIFTMNAGPFTMYYLGYPPTPSDRADLSAWAFRVANVRELTQTIGLLEFYHTHGTEKDKEFRVSTGNLPPYLGFGHLGFTVPDVPAAVERLRGDGVHVLKEVGDSSRGSVPLSAWEEHRGLGTGDVHPKFKEIYDQIACVADPDGYMVELVPQNMQDQWARHS; from the exons ATGGATGAAGCAACACCTTCCGCATCTCAATCATCCCCTTTCGAGGCGGGCATCTATCTTCCTGGGGGTCATAACACCGACCCGCCTCTGACAACCGACACGGTCGGTTACCGATTGAATCACTTTATGCTCCGCATCCGAGATCCTCAGCGCACTCTGCATTTCTACATCGATCTCATGGGCATGCGCACCATTTTCACCATGAACGCCGGCCCTTTCACCATGTACTACCTTGGCTATCCCCCCACTCCCAGCGACCGCGCCGACCTTTCTGCCTGGGCCTTCCGTGTCGCCAACGTCCGTGAACTCACCCAGACCATCGGGCTGCTGGAGTTTTACCATACTCATGGGACTGAGAAGGATAAAGAGTTTAGAGTGTCTACAGGGAACTTACCTCCTTACCTGGGATTTGGCCATCTAGGTTTCACTGTCCCGGATGTTCCCGCGGCTGTCGAGCGACTGAGGGGAGATGGTGTACACGTGCTGAAAGAGGTTGGGGACAGTTCCAGGGGTAGTGTTCCTCTCAGTGCTTGGGAAGAGCATCGCGGCTTGGGGACGGGGGATGTACATCCAAAGTTCAAGGAAATTTACGATCAGATTGCGTGTGTGGCTGATCCG GATGGATACATGGTTGAACTTGTTCCGCAGAACATGCAGGATCAATGGGCCCGGCATAGTTGA
- a CDS encoding uncharacterized protein (COG:S;~EggNog:ENOG410Q0GV), whose amino-acid sequence MSGSSRLDGRPHVQNPQPQIASRNLAEATEHHSRPAGSRHHDTIDHRNSRVGVSPPKPESSMAVHITSEPPSDQPASNSNRHLPQSSVSTGLPPVAQEKHVEYNRTQEIMHHQLSSEPTGTSIHASTGGQQIRSEPLASTIRKSHSPSMTVPGSPSKHNAPSKRTAAGISKHLVDAPGADHPSEVDSPDRRRSHSIGSLSRESRIAALSVHLRTRLSYAAAKVKSRKIHGLPPSTESLAKVGLLPAFSEIEAQRLGENSSPDGTTMSAPDPPSTTSFYTPSGPGRLSPVAQSADASPPSNLDLPKSHPRPKLAPPADIASGSRSRRRRPNPNEPLHHPKISVSLHRRHRSYQEVGVSRPAADSEKVQVPGTPPLGPMRQASYNGTVGHQNHNRNSAMEQDAIETLLFMSSPGHSGYHSSSQHSQRQRNIFQSSHDSRSSASRVPHSQDSQDSNPRGRPMPVSNDQGIGLELHAGDEIDRILDQMDSDSDDEVKFASTQSSFTDHGSKQADSSQEHNRRGG is encoded by the exons ATGAGTGGATCGTCGCGGTTAGACGGACGCCCACATGTGCAgaacccccaaccccaaatTGCGTCGCGGAATCTTGCAGAAGCCACCGAACACCACAGCCGCCCAGCTGGGAGCCGCCATCATGACACCATAGATCATAGAAACAGTCGTGTTGGCGTATCGCCACCTAAGCCGGAGTCGTCCATGGCGGTTCACATAACATCAGAGCCACCATCGGACCAGCCGGCATCTAATTCCAATAGACACTTACCACAGTCTTCGGTCTCGACGGGTCTGCCGCCTGTCGCGCAAGAAAAGCACGTCGAATACAACAGAACGCAAGAAATAATGCACCACCAACTTTCGTCAGAACCCACGGGGACGAGTATACACGCGTCCACTGGTGGGCAACAGATCAGGTCTGAGCCATTGGCGTCCACCATTCGAAAGAGCCATAGTCCCTCTATGACTGTACCGGGAAGCCCATCTAAACATAACGCCCCATCGAAGAGGACTGCAGCTGGGATCTCCAAACACCTTGTCGATGCCCCAGGAGCGGACCACCCTTCCGAAGTAGACAGTCCCGATCGACGTCGCTCTCATAGTATTGGCTCCCTATCGCGTGAGAGCAGGATTGCAGCG TTGTCCGTTCACCTACGAACGCGGTTATCGTATGCTGCCGCCAAGGTTAAGAGTAGGAAGATCCATGGCTTACCGCCTAGTACAGAATCTCTCGCTAAGGTTGGACTGTTGCCCGCCTTCAGCGAGATAGAGGCTCAGCGTTTGGGAGAAAATAGCTCACCAGATGGAACCACAATGTCTGCGCCGGATccaccctcaacaaccagTTTCTACACCCCGAGCGGCCCTGGGCGGCTGTCTCCTGTGGCCCAATCCGCCGATGCCTCGCCACCCTCAAACCTCGATCTGCCAAAATCCCATCCTCGCCCAAAACTCGCACCCCCTGCAGATATTGCAAGTGGAAGCCGCAGTCGCCGCCGACgtcccaaccccaacgaGCCGCTGCACCACCCGAAAATTTCCGTGTCACTGCATCGCAGACATCGTTCTTACCAAGAGGTTGGCGTGTCCAGGCCAGCTGCAGATTCAGAAAAGGTTCAGGTCCCTGGGACTCCTCCTCTTGGCCCAATGCGTCAGGCTTCTTATAACGGTACGGTTGGTCATCAAAACCACAATCGAAATAGCGCTATGGAACAGGACGCTATCGAAACTCTGCTTTTCATGTCCAGTCCTGGACATTCGGGCTATCACTCAAGCTCCCAGCATTCCCAACGTCAACGAAATATATTTCAGAGCAGCCACGATTCCAGAAGCTCGGCCTCTCGAGTGCCCCATAGTCAAGACTCTCAAGACAGTAATCCCCGTGGTCGGCCTATGCCAGTTTCAAACGATCAAGGAATTGGTCTAGAATTGCACGCTGGAGACGAGATCGACCGGATTCTGGATCAAATGGACAGTgacagcgacgacgaagTCAAGTTTGCTTCGACACAGTCCAGCTTTACGGACCATGGCTCTAAGCAAGCTGACAGCTCTCAAGAGCATAACCGAcgaggtggatga